One genomic region from Skermania piniformis encodes:
- a CDS encoding sulfatase family protein, producing the protein MDQRSNVLFVHWHDLGRHLGVYGMPEVSSPRVDALADQGIRFTRAHATAPLCSPSRGSLFTGRYPQSTGLIGLAHHGWEYRSDIRTLPAILSESGWYTQLFGMQHETSFPPRLGFDAYDVSNSFCEYVVERSTEWLRTEAAARGPFLLTAGFFETHRPYPATRYRPAERVDVPDYLPDTPEVRGDLAEFHGSVTVADAAVGELLDTLAETELDRTTWVVFVTDHGPAFPRAKSTLYEPGTGIALIIRPPTALGIRPFVYDELFSGVDLVPTLLQLLGLPEPDDVEGFSHAAQLLQQAPTEPPVRTQVFTSKTYHDSFDPIRAIRTKDYSYIENYANRPELDLPWDIADSPAGRVVQGRVSGPRPHRELYDLHADPGETDNLLLSSGERRASAEAVAEDLALRLHTWREFTQDVIPSEFVGTRISERYTDTYLRVHGSSLASREALGGNRGYVVAPATDRPQRDH; encoded by the coding sequence ATGGACCAGCGATCGAACGTGCTGTTCGTGCATTGGCACGATCTGGGTCGCCATCTGGGCGTCTACGGCATGCCCGAGGTGTCGAGTCCGCGTGTCGACGCGCTCGCCGACCAGGGCATTCGGTTCACCCGGGCGCACGCCACCGCGCCGCTCTGCTCGCCGTCGCGGGGCTCGTTGTTCACCGGGCGCTACCCGCAGAGCACCGGACTGATCGGGCTGGCACACCACGGCTGGGAGTACCGGTCGGACATCCGTACCCTGCCCGCGATTCTCTCCGAATCAGGTTGGTACACACAGTTGTTCGGCATGCAGCATGAGACGTCGTTCCCGCCACGGCTCGGCTTCGACGCCTACGACGTGTCGAACTCGTTCTGCGAGTACGTAGTCGAGCGGTCGACCGAGTGGCTACGAACCGAGGCGGCCGCGCGGGGTCCGTTCCTGCTCACCGCGGGCTTCTTCGAGACCCACCGGCCCTATCCGGCGACCCGCTACCGGCCGGCGGAGCGGGTCGACGTGCCCGACTATCTGCCGGACACGCCGGAGGTTCGCGGCGATCTCGCCGAGTTCCACGGGTCGGTTACCGTCGCGGACGCCGCCGTGGGCGAACTGCTGGATACGTTGGCCGAGACCGAGCTGGATCGGACCACGTGGGTGGTGTTCGTCACCGATCACGGCCCGGCCTTTCCCCGGGCGAAATCGACTCTCTACGAGCCGGGTACCGGGATTGCCCTGATCATCCGGCCGCCCACGGCGCTGGGGATACGGCCGTTCGTCTACGACGAGTTGTTCTCCGGAGTGGATCTGGTGCCGACCCTGTTGCAACTGCTCGGGCTGCCCGAACCCGACGACGTGGAGGGCTTCTCCCACGCAGCGCAGTTGCTGCAGCAGGCCCCGACGGAGCCACCGGTGCGGACCCAGGTGTTCACGTCGAAGACGTATCACGATTCGTTCGATCCGATCCGGGCGATCCGCACCAAGGACTACAGCTACATCGAGAACTACGCGAACCGGCCCGAACTCGACCTGCCGTGGGATATCGCGGACAGTCCGGCCGGTCGGGTCGTGCAGGGCCGGGTGTCGGGGCCGCGCCCACACCGGGAGCTCTACGACCTGCACGCCGATCCCGGCGAGACCGACAACCTGCTGCTGAGCTCCGGCGAACGGCGCGCGAGCGCCGAAGCGGTCGCCGAAGATCTGGCGCTCCGGCTGCACACGTGGCGAGAGTTCACCCAGGACGTGATCCCCTCCGAATTCGTCGGGACTCGGATCTCCGAGCGCTACACCGATACCTATCTGCGCGTCCACGGGTCGAGCTTGGCGTCGCGGGAGGCGCTCGGTGGGAACCGTGGATACGTCGTCGCACCGGCGACCGACCGGCCGCAACGAGACCATTAG
- the stf0 gene encoding trehalose 2-sulfotransferase translates to MAEFPTKYLVLASQRSGSTLLVESLRATGVAGEPEEYFQQLPETGRAPQPRDWFAGVSDPSLLELLPPSQPGAAEPESAVDRRDRILRAGCSPNGVWGGKLMWNQTALLQQWAAELPDRSGSDLRSAIRDVLGDDVLFVHVTRPDVVHQAVSFWRAVQTQTWRAPRERRADTKARYHAGGIAHLLQVLRNQERSWREWFTEAGITPMRVNYRDLAADTTAVVAAVLAALGQDPALAPPPALERQADVRSNSWVERYLVEAMAKGLPV, encoded by the coding sequence GTGGCCGAGTTTCCGACCAAGTATCTGGTTCTGGCATCGCAACGCAGCGGGAGCACACTGCTGGTGGAGTCGTTGCGGGCCACCGGGGTTGCCGGTGAGCCGGAGGAGTATTTCCAGCAGCTGCCGGAGACCGGCCGCGCGCCGCAACCCCGGGATTGGTTCGCCGGGGTCAGCGACCCCAGCCTGCTCGAATTGCTTCCGCCGTCGCAGCCCGGCGCCGCCGAGCCGGAGTCCGCCGTCGACCGGCGGGACCGGATCCTGCGCGCCGGGTGCAGTCCGAACGGGGTGTGGGGCGGCAAGCTGATGTGGAATCAGACTGCGCTGCTGCAACAATGGGCCGCGGAGCTACCCGACCGGTCCGGCTCGGATCTCCGTTCGGCGATCCGGGACGTGCTCGGCGACGACGTGCTCTTCGTGCATGTCACCCGACCCGACGTGGTGCACCAGGCGGTGTCGTTCTGGCGGGCGGTGCAGACCCAGACGTGGCGGGCGCCCCGGGAGCGGCGGGCCGACACCAAGGCGCGGTACCACGCCGGCGGTATCGCCCATCTGCTGCAGGTGCTCCGGAATCAGGAGCGGAGCTGGCGGGAGTGGTTTACCGAGGCGGGGATCACGCCGATGAGGGTCAATTATCGGGATCTCGCGGCGGACACCACCGCGGTCGTCGCTGCCGTGCTGGCAGCGTTGGGTCAGGATCCGGCGCTGGCGCCACCACCGGCCTTGGAACGGCAGGCCGACGTCCGGTCGAACTCATGGGTCGAGCGCTACCTCGTCGAGGCGATGGCAAAGGGGTTGCCGGTCTGA
- a CDS encoding formylglycine-generating enzyme family protein gives MAAVPGAVGWLGSADYYPEERPIHQVSVAGFEIDLTPVTVQMFAEFVMATGYVTTAETAPDPADYPDADPAQLVPGSLVFDPPDGPVPLTDIRRWWSWTPGADWRHPSGPDSSVTGRNHHPVTQVSHTDALAYARWAGKDLPTEAEWELAARGGLDRQPFAWGVDPDPRGRANTWIGEFPWQCLGIGTTSAVGSYPPNGFGLYDMTGNVWEWTADRYAAGPARLRSCCTPDRTGGDPRSPRVIKGGSHLCAPNYCLRYRPAARQPQSADSATGHLGFRCVRR, from the coding sequence ATGGCCGCCGTGCCCGGCGCGGTGGGATGGCTCGGGTCTGCCGACTACTACCCGGAGGAACGGCCGATCCACCAGGTTTCGGTGGCCGGCTTCGAGATCGACCTCACCCCGGTGACCGTGCAGATGTTCGCCGAGTTCGTCATGGCCACCGGCTACGTCACGACTGCGGAAACCGCGCCGGACCCGGCAGACTATCCCGACGCCGACCCGGCGCAGCTGGTGCCCGGCTCGCTGGTGTTCGACCCACCGGACGGCCCGGTGCCCTTGACCGACATCCGCCGGTGGTGGTCGTGGACCCCCGGCGCAGATTGGCGCCATCCGAGCGGCCCGGACAGCTCGGTCACCGGGCGGAACCACCACCCGGTGACCCAGGTCTCGCACACCGATGCGCTGGCCTACGCCCGATGGGCCGGCAAAGACCTGCCGACCGAGGCCGAGTGGGAGCTGGCCGCGCGCGGCGGCCTGGACCGGCAACCGTTCGCCTGGGGCGTCGATCCGGACCCGCGCGGCCGAGCCAACACGTGGATCGGCGAATTCCCTTGGCAATGCCTGGGTATCGGCACCACATCGGCCGTGGGCAGCTATCCGCCCAACGGGTTCGGGCTGTACGACATGACCGGCAACGTCTGGGAGTGGACTGCCGACCGCTACGCCGCCGGACCGGCGCGGCTGCGCTCCTGCTGCACACCGGACCGCACCGGCGGCGACCCGCGGTCACCGAGGGTGATCAAAGGCGGGTCGCACCTGTGTGCGCCCAACTACTGCCTGCGCTATCGGCCGGCAGCCCGACAACCGCAGAGCGCGGACTCCGCTACCGGACATCTCGGTTTCCGCTGCGTCCGCCGGTGA
- a CDS encoding NADAR family protein: protein MRTDMARRCFRAARHARCPEIRLRRGLATTDDVGMESAETTLVLGVDFGRVIQGGDTLDATDVDTQFLGASYHEALRSPPTACVFDVLPGLVEQFDGRVWIISKCGHRIREVMLGWLDHHDFYTRTGMPRGNIRTCAKRADKAVHCVDLGVTHMIDDRLDVHTHLRGIVPNLYLFGIQPATTRPPAWVTPVPNWEHAGNAIQASLKRVNHSKTRIDSFTGEHRFLSNFAPYPTVFDGIEYPTAEHAYIAAKTLDPDIRAIVRATPAPGSAKATGDHPPTGLDRGP, encoded by the coding sequence TTGCGCACCGATATGGCCCGACGATGTTTCCGCGCCGCACGGCACGCCCGCTGTCCCGAAATTCGGTTGAGACGAGGGCTCGCGACCACCGATGATGTCGGTATGGAATCAGCCGAAACCACACTCGTGCTGGGTGTGGATTTCGGTCGTGTCATCCAGGGCGGTGACACGCTCGACGCCACCGACGTCGATACCCAGTTCCTCGGCGCCTCGTACCATGAGGCACTGCGATCCCCACCCACCGCCTGCGTGTTCGATGTCCTTCCGGGATTGGTCGAACAGTTCGACGGCCGCGTGTGGATCATCTCGAAATGCGGCCACCGGATTCGCGAGGTCATGCTGGGCTGGCTCGACCACCACGACTTCTACACCCGCACCGGTATGCCGCGCGGGAACATCCGCACCTGCGCCAAACGGGCCGACAAAGCCGTGCATTGCGTCGATCTCGGTGTCACGCACATGATCGACGATCGCCTGGATGTCCACACCCACCTCCGCGGGATCGTGCCGAACCTCTATCTTTTCGGCATCCAACCCGCCACCACACGACCACCGGCTTGGGTGACGCCGGTACCGAACTGGGAGCACGCCGGCAACGCGATCCAGGCCAGCCTGAAGCGCGTGAACCACTCGAAGACCCGTATCGACTCCTTCACCGGTGAGCACCGGTTCCTGAGCAACTTCGCCCCGTACCCGACGGTTTTCGACGGGATCGAATACCCCACCGCCGAGCACGCCTATATCGCGGCCAAAACCCTCGACCCCGACATCCGCGCCATTGTCCGAGCGACTCCGGCGCCGGGCTCTGCGAAAGCTACGGGCGATCACCCTCCGACCGGACTGGACCGAGGTCCGTGA
- a CDS encoding NADAR family protein gives MLEILRSKVANPDAARLLRATGTAELVEGNRRHDNHWGHCTCRPCRRKGTQGLNTLGKLLMQIRDGLR, from the coding sequence ATGCTCGAGATCCTGCGCTCCAAAGTCGCCAACCCGGACGCCGCCCGACTCCTCCGCGCCACCGGCACCGCCGAACTCGTCGAGGGCAACCGTCGGCACGACAACCATTGGGGCCACTGCACCTGTAGACCCTGCCGCCGCAAAGGAACCCAAGGCCTCAACACCCTCGGCAAACTCCTCATGCAAATCCGGGACGGACTCCGGTAG
- a CDS encoding phosphoadenylyl-sulfate reductase, with the protein MTHNSPETDLTDDLRAIAELGAAELAGASAGELLRWTDDTFGTPAPGPRSGYIVASNMQDAVLVQLAAQVRPGVDVLFLDTGYHFPETIGTRDAVAAVYGVNVVNVAPERSVAEQDALLGADLFARDSNECCRLRKVVPLQRALSGYRAWVTGIRRVEAPTRANAPLISFDESFGLVKINPLAAWTDDEVAAYIAEYGILVNPLIDEGYPSIGCKPCTRKPAPGADPRSGRWAGQSKTECGLHAS; encoded by the coding sequence ATGACCCACAACAGCCCGGAGACCGATCTGACCGACGATCTGCGCGCCATCGCGGAGCTCGGCGCAGCGGAATTGGCCGGCGCTTCGGCCGGTGAACTCCTGCGCTGGACCGACGACACGTTCGGCACCCCGGCACCAGGTCCACGCAGCGGCTACATCGTCGCCTCGAACATGCAGGACGCCGTGTTGGTCCAGCTGGCCGCGCAGGTGCGTCCGGGCGTGGATGTGCTGTTTCTCGATACCGGATATCACTTCCCGGAAACCATCGGCACCCGGGACGCTGTCGCAGCCGTCTACGGCGTGAACGTGGTGAACGTGGCGCCGGAACGATCGGTGGCCGAGCAGGATGCGCTGTTGGGTGCCGACCTGTTCGCCCGCGACTCCAACGAGTGCTGCCGGCTGCGCAAGGTGGTGCCGCTGCAGCGCGCGCTCAGCGGATACCGCGCCTGGGTCACCGGTATCCGTCGCGTGGAGGCTCCCACCCGAGCCAACGCCCCGTTGATCTCCTTTGACGAGAGCTTCGGCCTGGTGAAGATCAATCCGCTCGCGGCGTGGACCGACGACGAGGTCGCGGCGTACATCGCCGAGTACGGCATTCTGGTGAACCCGCTGATCGACGAGGGCTATCCGTCGATCGGCTGCAAACCGTGCACGCGCAAGCCGGCCCCCGGAGCCGACCCACGCAGCGGCCGGTGGGCCGGACAGTCGAAGACCGAGTGCGGACTGCACGCTTCGTAG
- a CDS encoding nitrite/sulfite reductase has product MPADAITDAAAPAPRRRPAGRRRAEGQWALGYREPLNANEQAKKDDNPLNVRARIENIYARTGFDGIDKGDLRGRFRWWGLYTQREQGYDGTWTGDENIDLLEAKYFMMRVRCDAGALNVAQLRTLGQISTEFGRDTADLSDRENVQYHWIEVENVPEIWRRLEDVGLKTTEACGDCPRVVLGSPLAGESLDEVLDPTPAIDEIVRRYIGKPEYSNLPRKFKTAISGLQDVVHEINDVAFVGVVHPEHGPGLDLWVGGGLSTNPMLAQRVGVWIPLDEVPDVWEAVVSIFRDYGYRRLRAKARLKFLIKDWGIPKFREVLEQEYLKRTLIDGPAPEQPTRPIDHVGVQRLRNGHNAIGFAPIAGRVSGTILTAVADAAQRAGSDRIRFTPYQKLIVLDVPDDQVETLIAELEPLGLQARPSIWRQNLMACSGIEFCKLSFAETRKRSQTLVPDLEQRLADLNADLDVPITVNINGCPNSCARSQIADIGFKGQLIDDGDGNQIEGFQVHLGGSLGFDSAFGRKLRQHKVASTELGDYIERVVRNFVKHRTDGERFAQWAVRAEEDDLR; this is encoded by the coding sequence ATGCCCGCCGATGCAATCACCGACGCAGCAGCCCCTGCACCGCGGCGCCGACCGGCGGGACGACGGCGCGCCGAGGGACAGTGGGCGCTGGGCTACCGCGAGCCGCTGAACGCCAACGAGCAGGCGAAGAAAGACGACAATCCGCTCAACGTCCGCGCCCGGATCGAGAACATCTACGCCCGGACCGGCTTCGACGGGATCGACAAGGGCGATCTGCGCGGCCGGTTTCGCTGGTGGGGGCTCTACACCCAACGTGAGCAAGGCTACGACGGCACCTGGACCGGCGACGAGAATATCGACCTGCTCGAGGCCAAGTACTTCATGATGCGGGTGCGCTGCGACGCCGGCGCGCTGAACGTCGCTCAGCTCCGCACCCTCGGACAGATCTCCACCGAGTTCGGGCGTGATACCGCCGACCTGTCCGACCGGGAGAACGTGCAGTACCACTGGATCGAGGTGGAGAACGTCCCGGAGATCTGGCGCAGGCTGGAGGACGTCGGGCTGAAGACGACCGAGGCGTGCGGCGACTGCCCGCGGGTCGTGCTCGGTTCTCCGCTGGCCGGCGAATCGCTGGACGAAGTGCTCGACCCGACACCCGCGATCGACGAGATCGTCCGCCGCTACATCGGCAAGCCCGAGTACTCGAACCTGCCGCGCAAGTTCAAGACCGCCATCTCCGGTCTGCAGGATGTCGTGCACGAGATCAACGACGTCGCCTTCGTCGGCGTCGTGCATCCCGAGCACGGCCCCGGCCTGGACCTGTGGGTCGGCGGTGGACTGTCGACCAATCCGATGCTCGCCCAGCGGGTCGGCGTGTGGATACCGCTGGACGAGGTGCCCGACGTGTGGGAGGCGGTGGTCTCGATCTTCCGGGACTACGGTTACCGCCGCCTGCGCGCCAAAGCCCGGCTGAAGTTCCTGATCAAGGACTGGGGCATTCCCAAGTTCCGTGAGGTGCTCGAGCAGGAGTACCTGAAGCGAACACTGATCGACGGGCCGGCCCCGGAGCAGCCGACCCGACCGATCGACCACGTCGGGGTACAGAGATTGCGCAACGGCCACAACGCGATCGGGTTCGCGCCGATCGCCGGCCGGGTGTCCGGCACCATCCTGACCGCCGTCGCGGACGCGGCGCAGCGGGCCGGCTCGGACCGCATCCGGTTCACCCCGTATCAGAAGTTGATCGTCCTGGACGTGCCCGACGACCAGGTCGAAACCCTGATCGCCGAGCTGGAACCCCTGGGTTTACAAGCGCGTCCGTCGATATGGCGGCAGAACCTGATGGCCTGCAGCGGGATCGAGTTCTGCAAGCTTTCGTTCGCCGAGACCCGCAAGCGATCCCAGACGCTGGTCCCGGATCTGGAGCAGCGGCTGGCCGACCTGAACGCCGACCTCGACGTGCCGATCACCGTCAACATCAACGGCTGCCCCAACTCCTGTGCCCGGTCGCAGATCGCCGATATCGGCTTCAAGGGGCAGTTGATCGACGACGGCGACGGGAATCAGATCGAGGGTTTCCAGGTTCATCTGGGCGGCAGCCTCGGGTTCGACAGCGCGTTCGGCCGAAAGTTGCGACAGCACAAGGTAGCCAGCACCGAGCTGGGCGATTACATCGAGCGGGTGGTGCGCAATTTCGTGAAGCACCGCACCGATGGCGAACGGTTCGCCCAGTGGGCGGTCCGAGCCGAGGAGGACGATCTGCGATGA
- the hemW gene encoding radical SAM family heme chaperone HemW, producing the protein MSPDGPNFLLPAAATVGLGTRPFGVYVHVPFCATRCGYCDFNTYTAGELGSSASPASWLEALRIELATAAALLGGPVVDTVFVGGGTPSLLGGDGLAAVLEGVRAGFGLAPDAEVTTEANPESTSPEFFERIRRAGYTRVSLGMQSAAAHVLAVLDRVHSPGRPVAAARQARAAGFEHVNLDLIYGTPGESDADLDRSLDAVLTAGVDHVSAYALIVEDGTALARRVRRGETVAPDDDVLAERYERIDARLAAAGLRWYEVSNWAASDSARCRHNLGYWAGGDWWGAGPGAHSHVGGVRWWNVKHPARYAEALAAGRLPVAGSERLSAAERHTEEVMLGIRLADGLPVSVLAPGERIAADRAVQDGLLGTSAGRYVLTARGRLLADGVVRDLLA; encoded by the coding sequence GTGAGCCCCGATGGTCCGAACTTCCTGCTGCCGGCCGCCGCGACCGTCGGGCTCGGCACTCGACCGTTCGGGGTGTACGTCCACGTGCCGTTCTGCGCGACCCGCTGCGGTTACTGCGATTTCAACACCTATACCGCGGGGGAGTTGGGCAGCTCGGCCTCGCCCGCTTCCTGGCTGGAGGCGCTGCGAATCGAGCTGGCGACGGCCGCTGCGCTGCTCGGCGGGCCGGTGGTCGACACGGTGTTCGTCGGTGGGGGGACGCCGTCGCTGTTGGGCGGGGACGGGTTGGCCGCGGTGCTGGAGGGGGTCCGGGCCGGCTTCGGACTGGCGCCGGACGCCGAGGTGACCACGGAGGCGAATCCGGAGTCGACCTCGCCGGAGTTCTTCGAGCGGATCCGGCGGGCCGGCTACACCCGGGTCTCGCTGGGGATGCAGTCGGCGGCCGCGCATGTGCTCGCGGTGCTGGACCGGGTGCACTCGCCGGGCCGGCCGGTCGCGGCTGCCCGGCAGGCCCGGGCAGCCGGATTCGAGCACGTCAACCTCGACCTGATCTACGGCACGCCGGGAGAATCGGACGCCGATCTGGACCGGTCGCTGGACGCCGTGCTGACCGCCGGGGTCGATCATGTTTCGGCGTACGCGCTGATCGTCGAGGACGGCACGGCGCTGGCTCGGCGGGTCCGCCGGGGGGAGACCGTGGCGCCGGACGACGACGTGCTGGCGGAGCGGTACGAGCGCATCGACGCCCGGCTGGCTGCGGCCGGTCTGCGCTGGTACGAGGTGTCGAACTGGGCGGCGTCCGACTCGGCACGCTGCCGGCACAATCTGGGCTACTGGGCCGGCGGGGACTGGTGGGGCGCCGGGCCCGGCGCGCACAGTCACGTCGGCGGGGTGCGCTGGTGGAACGTGAAGCACCCTGCACGATATGCCGAGGCGTTGGCGGCGGGTCGGCTCCCGGTCGCCGGCTCGGAGAGGCTGAGCGCCGCCGAGCGACACACCGAAGAGGTGATGTTGGGGATCCGGCTCGCCGACGGGCTGCCAGTGTCGGTGCTGGCGCCGGGCGAGCGAATCGCCGCGGACCGGGCGGTGCAGGACGGCTTGCTCGGCACGAGCGCGGGGCGCTACGTCCTCACCGCGCGCGGGCGGCTGCTGGCCGACGGTGTAGTGCGCGATCTGCTGGCCTGA
- a CDS encoding HNH endonuclease signature motif containing protein: MNQFGRSETPDAVTAALDADLDTLSAVLPDTGTAALHLLQELERLQRRITAVGYRLIRTVVEAPSDEFGGQRSRNVLAGALRIHPKDAGARVFEALDLTAGCTLTGEPLEPVLAAVAAEVEAGRVGRDHVTVIRTFLHDLPTAVDMQTRGKAEEELASAAVTLRPDQLRKLATHLGAILNPDGNLTDERDRQRKRGVRLGDQERDGMSKISGYVSPELRAGLEAVFAKLAAPGMCNPEDPVPVVEGDPPTEQAGRDQRSASQRRHDALNAMVRAMLTSGDLGRHAGLPVTIVITATVGDLLGAAEPQPQPQPGRAATPPPPPPAAPPDSGGRCGKAYTATGTWIPYRDLIRMATHAWHYLAIFDDHTDQPLYLGRSKRLASPDQRIVTTAQYGGCSFPSCPRPASDCELHHVTSWLELGPTDITDLAPACPHHHRLVDQGWRVYRNPNTARIDWVPPQWLDPEQKPRTNTYHRPAQWFRHRAGFGSDAA, encoded by the coding sequence ATGAACCAGTTCGGCCGCTCCGAGACACCCGACGCGGTGACTGCAGCGCTCGACGCCGACCTCGACACCCTGAGCGCGGTGCTGCCCGACACGGGTACCGCGGCGCTGCACCTGCTGCAGGAACTGGAACGACTGCAGCGGCGGATCACCGCCGTCGGGTACCGGCTGATCCGGACCGTGGTCGAAGCGCCGTCGGACGAGTTCGGCGGGCAACGCTCCCGCAATGTGCTCGCCGGCGCGTTGCGGATCCACCCGAAAGACGCGGGTGCGCGAGTGTTCGAGGCCTTGGACCTGACCGCGGGGTGCACTCTCACCGGCGAACCCCTGGAACCAGTCCTGGCCGCGGTGGCCGCCGAGGTCGAGGCCGGCCGGGTCGGCCGCGATCACGTGACAGTGATCCGCACGTTCCTGCACGACCTCCCCACCGCCGTCGACATGCAGACACGAGGGAAAGCCGAGGAAGAGTTGGCGTCGGCGGCGGTGACGTTGCGGCCGGACCAGTTGCGCAAACTCGCGACCCATCTGGGTGCGATCCTCAACCCGGACGGCAACCTCACCGACGAACGCGACCGGCAACGCAAGCGCGGTGTACGGCTCGGGGATCAGGAACGTGACGGCATGTCCAAGATCAGCGGGTATGTGTCCCCGGAGCTACGCGCCGGTCTGGAAGCAGTGTTCGCCAAGCTCGCTGCGCCGGGCATGTGCAACCCGGAGGACCCGGTCCCGGTCGTGGAGGGTGACCCGCCCACCGAGCAGGCCGGCAGGGATCAGCGCAGTGCGAGTCAGCGCCGTCATGATGCCCTGAATGCGATGGTGCGAGCCATGCTCACCTCCGGCGACCTGGGTCGGCACGCCGGCCTGCCGGTGACCATCGTCATCACCGCCACTGTGGGTGACCTCCTCGGCGCGGCGGAACCCCAGCCGCAGCCCCAGCCGGGGCGGGCGGCCACACCTCCACCCCCGCCGCCGGCGGCACCGCCCGACTCCGGGGGCAGGTGTGGGAAGGCCTACACCGCGACCGGTACCTGGATCCCCTACCGGGACCTGATCCGGATGGCCACCCACGCCTGGCACTACCTCGCGATCTTCGACGACCACACCGACCAACCCCTATACCTCGGTAGGTCGAAACGGCTCGCCTCACCCGATCAACGGATCGTGACCACCGCCCAATACGGCGGGTGTTCGTTCCCCAGCTGTCCGCGCCCGGCCAGCGACTGCGAACTGCACCATGTCACCAGCTGGCTGGAGCTCGGGCCGACCGATATCACCGACCTGGCACCCGCGTGTCCGCATCACCACCGCCTGGTCGATCAAGGCTGGCGGGTGTACCGCAACCCGAACACTGCCCGCATCGACTGGGTACCACCGCAATGGCTCGACCCGGAACAGAAGCCCCGCACCAACACCTACCACCGCCCCGCCCAATGGTTCCGGCACCGCGCCGGATTCGGAAGCGACGCCGCATGA
- a CDS encoding type II toxin-antitoxin system VapB family antitoxin, protein MIFRGVLDGKPYPDHGLSMREWSQIPPRQIRLNEIVTTTRVLELDRLLSEDSTFYGDLFPHAVYWRGVVYLEDGLHQTVRAALRNRVVLHARVYEMAG, encoded by the coding sequence GTGATCTTCCGCGGAGTCCTCGACGGCAAGCCTTATCCCGACCACGGACTTTCGATGCGGGAATGGTCCCAGATCCCGCCGCGCCAGATCCGCTTGAACGAGATCGTCACCACCACCCGAGTCCTGGAGCTGGACCGGCTGCTGAGCGAAGACTCCACCTTCTACGGTGACCTTTTCCCCCACGCGGTGTACTGGCGTGGGGTGGTTTATCTCGAGGACGGGCTGCACCAGACGGTGCGCGCCGCGTTGCGCAACCGGGTCGTCCTCCACGCCCGGGTGTACGAGATGGCGGGATAG
- the hrcA gene encoding heat-inducible transcriptional repressor HrcA has product MSSTDDRRFEVLRAIVADYVATKEPVGSKVLVERHNLGVSSATVRNDMAVLEAEGYITQPHTSSGRVPTDKGYRQFVDRIAEVKPLSPGERRAILEFLESGVDLDDVLRRGVRLLAQLTRQVAVVQYPTLSASSVRHLEVVALNPARLLLVLITDTGRVDQRIVELGELIDDAGLSRLRVLLGSALEGKRLAAASVAVGELAENAPASLRDAVIRTATVLIETLVEHPDERLVLGGTANLTRNVADFSGSAGFPGSLRDLLEALEEQVVVLKLLAAAQQPGTVTVRIGEETQIEQMRGASMVSTGYGAAGTVLGGMGVLGPTRMDYPGTIASVAAVARYIGEVLAGR; this is encoded by the coding sequence GTGTCGAGCACTGATGATCGTCGATTCGAGGTCTTGCGAGCCATCGTCGCCGATTACGTTGCCACCAAGGAGCCGGTCGGCTCCAAGGTGTTGGTCGAGCGGCACAATCTGGGTGTGTCCAGCGCCACTGTACGCAACGATATGGCGGTACTCGAGGCGGAGGGGTACATCACCCAGCCGCATACCAGCTCCGGCCGGGTGCCGACCGACAAGGGCTACCGGCAGTTCGTCGACCGGATCGCCGAGGTCAAGCCGTTGTCGCCGGGTGAGCGCCGCGCGATCTTGGAGTTCTTGGAGTCCGGGGTCGATCTGGACGATGTGCTGCGCCGTGGCGTGCGGTTGCTCGCCCAGCTCACCCGGCAGGTCGCCGTCGTGCAGTATCCGACGTTGTCGGCCTCGTCGGTGCGCCACCTGGAAGTGGTTGCGCTGAACCCGGCCCGGCTGTTGTTGGTGCTGATCACCGACACCGGCCGAGTGGATCAGCGGATCGTCGAGCTCGGTGAGCTGATCGACGATGCGGGTCTGTCCCGGCTGCGGGTGTTGCTCGGTAGTGCGCTGGAGGGCAAGCGGTTGGCCGCCGCGTCGGTTGCCGTCGGTGAACTGGCGGAGAACGCGCCGGCATCGCTGCGGGATGCGGTGATCCGAACGGCGACGGTGCTGATCGAGACGCTGGTCGAGCATCCGGACGAGCGGTTGGTGCTGGGCGGCACTGCCAACCTCACCCGCAACGTCGCCGACTTCAGTGGCTCGGCCGGGTTTCCCGGGTCGCTGCGCGATCTGCTGGAGGCACTGGAGGAGCAGGTGGTGGTGTTGAAGCTGTTGGCGGCCGCGCAGCAGCCGGGTACCGTCACGGTCCGGATCGGCGAGGAAACCCAGATCGAACAGATGCGTGGCGCGTCGATGGTGTCGACCGGATACGGTGCGGCGGGGACCGTGTTGGGCGGGATGGGGGTGCTGGGTCCGACTCGGATGGACTATCCGGGAACAATAGCCTCGGTCGCAGCTGTTGCCAGATACATCGGCGAGGTACTCGCAGGGCGGTAG